A genomic region of Leptolyngbya sp. NIES-2104 contains the following coding sequences:
- a CDS encoding type II toxin-antitoxin system ParD family antitoxin — protein sequence MSITLTPEQESLVQSLLETGQFSTSEEVIQVALRLLKKAQQEEQAWIEETQAKIDEGFAALERGETLDGETFVNQLLERLEQRCDR from the coding sequence ATGAGCATCACACTCACACCAGAACAAGAAAGCCTCGTGCAGTCTCTTCTAGAAACAGGTCAATTCAGCACATCTGAAGAAGTCATCCAGGTTGCGCTGCGATTGCTGAAGAAAGCCCAACAGGAGGAGCAAGCATGGATTGAGGAAACACAGGCAAAAATCGATGAAGGTTTTGCTGCACTTGAACGTGGAGAGACTCTGGATGGAGAAACTTTTGTGAATCAACTTCTGGAGAGACTTGAGCAGAGATGCGATCGATGA
- a CDS encoding TIGR03643 family protein, whose product MKLPELDSETIDRILEMAWEDRTPFEAIELQFGLDEQQTIALMRREMKESSFRMWRERVTGRKTKHLKQRDFIEGRFRSQNQKGS is encoded by the coding sequence ATGAAACTACCAGAGTTAGATAGTGAAACGATCGATAGAATTCTCGAAATGGCTTGGGAAGATCGGACTCCGTTTGAAGCGATCGAACTTCAATTCGGACTCGATGAACAACAAACGATCGCACTGATGCGGCGAGAGATGAAAGAATCGAGCTTCAGAATGTGGCGTGAACGAGTCACCGGGCGGAAAACGAAACATCTGAAGCAGCGGGATTTTATCGAAGGACGATTTCGATCGCAAAATCAAAAAGGATCATAG
- a CDS encoding type II toxin-antitoxin system RelE/ParE family toxin, whose amino-acid sequence MAERFAIRLSKSAEKFLYKLPAKQFKQITTKIFSLQIEPRPQDCKLLKGQEGLYRVDQGEYRIIYEITDDTIEVFRVGKRNDDEVYENL is encoded by the coding sequence ATGGCTGAACGGTTTGCGATTCGGCTATCGAAGTCTGCTGAAAAGTTCTTGTACAAACTACCCGCAAAACAGTTCAAACAAATCACGACGAAAATATTTTCACTTCAAATTGAGCCAAGACCGCAAGACTGCAAGCTGCTCAAAGGGCAAGAGGGTTTGTATCGTGTTGACCAAGGGGAATACCGAATCATTTACGAAATCACAGACGACACGATTGAAGTCTTTCGAGTGGGTAAACGTAACGATGACGAGGTTTACGAGAATCTGTAG
- a CDS encoding aminopeptidase P N-terminal domain-containing protein, producing MLHSEFKQRRDRFLSKIGNGTAIFRSAPLAVMHNDVEYNFRQDSDFFYLTGFNEADAVAVFAPWHEEHKYILFVQPKDRLKETWTGYRIGVEAAKEKYGADVAYPITELDEKLAQYVTKAERLYYHFGRDQGFNNRILRLWQRFIALYDRNGVGPSAIEDPSFTLHPMRVVKSEYELSEMRKAVEIAAEAHNLALEIRKPGLYEYEIQAQMEHLFRLRGGQGIAYPSIVASGHNSCILHYTENDRQMQDGELLLIDAGCSYNYYNSDITRTYPVGDKFTEEQRILYELVLKAQLSAIEQIKAGNPWNQFHDTAVRVITEGLMELGLLQGDIEEIIKEEKYKAFFMHGTGHWLGLDVHDAGARKIGETWLNFQPGQVITVEPGIYIRSDFEPLEGQPQVPERWRGIGIRIEDDVLVTETGNEILTAAIPKSIEAMER from the coding sequence ATGCTCCATTCCGAATTTAAGCAACGCCGCGATCGCTTTCTGTCCAAAATCGGCAACGGAACTGCAATTTTCCGCAGTGCGCCGCTTGCCGTGATGCACAATGATGTAGAGTACAATTTTCGCCAAGATAGCGATTTTTTCTACCTTACAGGATTTAATGAAGCGGATGCAGTCGCGGTCTTTGCGCCTTGGCATGAAGAGCATAAATACATTCTGTTCGTGCAGCCGAAGGATCGCTTGAAAGAAACTTGGACTGGGTATCGGATCGGAGTCGAGGCGGCAAAAGAAAAGTATGGAGCCGATGTTGCTTATCCGATTACAGAATTGGATGAGAAACTCGCGCAGTATGTGACCAAAGCAGAACGGCTTTACTATCACTTTGGACGCGATCAGGGATTTAATAACCGAATTCTCAGACTGTGGCAGCGTTTCATCGCTCTGTATGACCGGAATGGAGTAGGACCAAGCGCGATCGAAGATCCCAGTTTCACGCTTCATCCAATGCGGGTTGTGAAGAGCGAATACGAACTCTCTGAGATGCGAAAAGCCGTGGAAATTGCGGCAGAAGCTCACAATCTCGCGCTAGAGATTCGCAAGCCTGGACTGTATGAATATGAAATTCAGGCGCAAATGGAGCATTTATTCAGGCTGCGAGGGGGTCAAGGAATTGCTTATCCGTCGATCGTGGCTTCGGGGCACAATTCTTGCATTCTGCACTACACGGAAAACGATCGACAAATGCAAGACGGTGAACTGTTGCTGATTGATGCAGGATGTTCCTATAACTATTACAACTCAGACATCACTCGGACTTATCCAGTGGGTGATAAGTTTACTGAGGAGCAGCGGATTTTGTATGAATTGGTGTTGAAAGCGCAATTGAGCGCGATCGAGCAAATCAAAGCTGGAAATCCTTGGAATCAGTTTCACGACACAGCAGTGCGAGTGATTACAGAAGGATTGATGGAGCTGGGTTTGCTGCAAGGAGATATCGAGGAAATTATCAAAGAAGAGAAGTACAAAGCTTTCTTTATGCACGGAACTGGACATTGGCTCGGTTTGGATGTTCATGATGCGGGAGCGCGGAAGATTGGTGAAACTTGGTTGAACTTCCAACCGGGGCAAGTGATTACGGTTGAACCGGGAATTTATATTCGATCGGACTTTGAACCTTTAGAAGGACAGCCTCAAGTGCCGGAGCGCTGGCGTGGAATTGGTATTCGGATCGAAGATGATGTGTTAGTGACTGAAACTGGAAACGAAATTCTTACAGCAGCGATTCCGAAATCGATTGAAGCAATGGAGCGATAA
- the infA gene encoding translation initiation factor IF-1, with protein MSKQDLIEMEGTVVDSLPNAMFRVDLDNGFNVLAHISGKIRRNYIKILPGDRVKVELTPYDLTKGRITYRLKNKGGR; from the coding sequence TTGTCTAAACAAGACCTGATCGAAATGGAAGGAACCGTCGTCGATTCGCTGCCCAACGCAATGTTTCGGGTAGACCTCGACAACGGCTTCAACGTACTCGCACACATCTCCGGCAAAATTCGGCGCAACTATATCAAGATCCTTCCCGGCGATCGCGTCAAAGTCGAACTCACCCCCTACGACCTGACCAAAGGACGCATCACCTACCGTCTCAAAAACAAAGGCGGTCGTTAG
- the rplQ gene encoding 50S ribosomal protein L17: MRHGCRVPMLGKPADQRKALLRALTTELIRNGRIQTTKIRAQAVRSEAEKMITLAKDGSLAARRQAMGYIYDKQLVHALFEQAPQRYADRKGGYTRILRTVRRRGDNAEMAIIELT; this comes from the coding sequence ATGCGTCACGGTTGTAGAGTCCCCATGTTGGGCAAACCTGCGGATCAGCGGAAAGCACTGTTAAGAGCTTTAACCACCGAACTGATCCGCAACGGTCGAATCCAAACGACCAAAATTCGCGCTCAAGCAGTGCGATCGGAAGCTGAAAAAATGATCACCTTGGCGAAAGATGGCTCTCTTGCCGCTCGTCGTCAAGCGATGGGATACATCTACGATAAGCAGCTTGTTCACGCTTTGTTCGAGCAAGCTCCTCAACGATATGCCGATCGCAAAGGCGGATATACCCGCATTTTGAGAACGGTGCGTCGTCGCGGTGACAATGCTGAAATGGCGATTATCGAATTGACCTAA
- the rplM gene encoding 50S ribosomal protein L13 → MENKTYLPPVAEIQRDWYVVDAADQRLGRLATEIAMVLRGKNKPTYTPHLDTGDFVVVINAEKVVVTGKKSSQKVYRRHSGRPGGMKTESFEKLQARLPERIIEQAVKGMLPKNSLGRQLFTKMKVYAGTDHPHAAQQPKVLEINTIPGEK, encoded by the coding sequence ATGGAAAACAAAACCTACTTACCTCCGGTCGCTGAAATCCAGCGCGATTGGTACGTTGTGGATGCAGCGGATCAACGCCTCGGACGTTTGGCGACTGAAATCGCGATGGTACTTCGCGGTAAGAACAAACCCACTTACACCCCCCACTTGGACACAGGCGATTTCGTTGTTGTAATCAACGCGGAAAAAGTCGTGGTCACAGGCAAAAAATCTAGCCAAAAAGTCTATCGTCGTCACTCCGGTCGTCCGGGTGGAATGAAAACCGAATCCTTTGAAAAACTGCAAGCCAGATTGCCAGAGCGCATCATCGAGCAAGCCGTTAAAGGAATGCTGCCGAAGAACTCACTGGGTCGTCAGCTTTTCACCAAAATGAAAGTGTATGCGGGTACTGATCATCCTCATGCCGCACAGCAACCCAAAGTGTTAGAAATCAATACGATTCCGGGAGAGAAGTAA
- the rpmJ gene encoding 50S ribosomal protein L36 yields the protein MKVRASVKRICEKCRVIRRKGRVMVICENPKHKQRQG from the coding sequence ATGAAAGTACGAGCGTCAGTCAAACGAATTTGTGAGAAATGTCGCGTCATTCGTCGGAAAGGGCGCGTCATGGTGATCTGTGAAAACCCGAAGCACAAACAGCGTCAGGGTTAA
- a CDS encoding type II toxin-antitoxin system Phd/YefM family antitoxin — MTKVEAEQAQAQFSELISRVERDKERIVIEQSGQAVGAIVSYEDLKRLEALEDAKEIAEVNRIKAENEPFVSLEEVVQHYNDLHGTAFSIEELKHG; from the coding sequence ATGACTAAAGTTGAGGCAGAACAGGCACAAGCCCAATTCTCTGAGCTAATTTCTCGCGTCGAACGAGATAAAGAGAGAATTGTCATTGAACAATCCGGGCAGGCGGTTGGAGCGATCGTTAGCTACGAAGATTTAAAGCGTCTAGAAGCGTTGGAAGATGCAAAAGAAATTGCTGAAGTGAATCGCATTAAAGCAGAGAATGAACCGTTTGTCAGCTTAGAAGAAGTGGTGCAGCACTACAACGACCTGCATGGCACAGCGTTCTCGATCGAGGAACTCAAGCATGGCTGA
- the rpsK gene encoding 30S ribosomal protein S11, with amino-acid sequence MARQPQRKTGPRKAKKNIPSGVAHIQSTFNNTIVTISDTQGEVISWASAGSSGFKGAKKGTPFAAQTAAEAAARRAMDQGMRQLEVMVSGPGAGRETAIRALQGTGIEITLIRDVTPIPHNGCRPPKRRRV; translated from the coding sequence ATGGCAAGACAACCGCAGCGGAAAACGGGTCCGCGCAAGGCGAAAAAGAACATCCCCAGTGGGGTCGCTCATATTCAATCGACCTTCAACAATACGATCGTAACGATTTCGGATACTCAAGGTGAAGTCATTTCTTGGGCATCTGCGGGATCGAGTGGCTTTAAAGGTGCAAAGAAGGGAACTCCCTTTGCGGCTCAAACCGCTGCCGAAGCAGCCGCTCGTCGCGCAATGGATCAAGGAATGCGTCAGCTTGAAGTGATGGTGAGCGGACCTGGAGCGGGACGCGAAACCGCAATTCGAGCGTTACAGGGCACTGGAATTGAAATCACCCTGATCCGCGATGTCACCCCCATTCCTCATAACGGTTGTCGTCCGCCGAAACGCCGTCGCGTTTAA
- a CDS encoding DNA-directed RNA polymerase subunit alpha — translation MAQFQVECIDTTTEKDQSQYSKFILEPLERGQGTTVGNALRRVLLSNLEGASVTAVRIAGVTHEFATIPGVREDVLDIMLNMKKLVFRTYSSQPQIGRLLVQGQSTVTAESFDLPSEVELVDPDQYIATLAPNATLEMEFKIEKGKGYRGAGKFTDDTALDFLQIDSVFMPVRKVQYSVEDARQGGTAEKDRLIMEIWTNGSLTPQEALSQAANILVDLFNPLKDITFEPSDDDGMSDERIENQIPIEELQLSVRAYNCLKRAQINSVADLLDYSQEDLLEIKNFGAKSAEEVVEALQQRLGITLPQEKSKS, via the coding sequence GTGGCACAGTTTCAGGTCGAATGTATTGATACCACGACGGAAAAGGATCAAAGCCAATACAGTAAGTTCATTTTGGAGCCGCTAGAACGGGGACAAGGCACTACTGTTGGAAATGCGCTTCGTCGCGTGTTGCTGTCGAACTTAGAAGGCGCATCGGTAACGGCGGTAAGGATTGCAGGTGTCACTCACGAGTTTGCAACGATTCCGGGCGTTCGGGAAGATGTGCTGGATATCATGCTGAACATGAAAAAGCTGGTGTTCAGAACCTATTCGTCGCAGCCTCAAATCGGTCGGCTTTTGGTGCAAGGTCAATCGACCGTGACTGCTGAAAGCTTTGATTTGCCGTCTGAAGTGGAACTTGTTGATCCGGATCAATATATTGCAACCCTCGCGCCGAACGCCACCTTAGAAATGGAGTTCAAGATCGAGAAGGGCAAGGGATATCGGGGAGCTGGCAAGTTCACGGATGACACCGCGCTCGACTTTTTGCAAATCGACTCTGTATTCATGCCCGTGAGAAAGGTACAGTACAGCGTCGAAGATGCTCGCCAAGGTGGAACGGCTGAAAAAGACCGTTTGATCATGGAAATCTGGACAAATGGCAGTTTGACTCCGCAAGAAGCGCTGAGTCAGGCGGCAAATATCCTGGTCGATCTGTTTAACCCGCTCAAAGACATTACGTTCGAGCCTTCGGATGATGATGGAATGAGCGATGAGCGGATCGAAAATCAAATCCCGATCGAAGAGCTACAACTTTCAGTCAGAGCTTACAACTGTCTGAAACGCGCTCAAATCAACTCGGTCGCGGATCTGCTCGACTACAGCCAAGAAGACTTACTCGAAATAAAGAATTTCGGGGCAAAGTCTGCCGAGGAAGTCGTCGAAGCACTGCAACAACGGTTAGGGATCACCCTGCCGCAAGAAAAATCTAAATCCTAG
- a CDS encoding ATP-binding protein yields MDLEKPLGSVIQGSLSQGLEVRLHPDVSVEEMRVGKFLVVQGTRSRFFCMLTDVSLGTSSQRIIANPPEPTNLFLQEVIAGSGTYGTIELSPMLMFTPTDQPVKKKTSSKLASFEANSSEGIELLPVKTIPSHFSQVYDASERDFRAVFGWEDDPHRRNFAIGQPIDMEVPICLDLDRFVERSNGVFGKSGTGKSFLTRLLLAGIVRKQAAVNLIFDMHSEYGWEATREGKQFSTVKGLRQLFPGQVQIFTLDPDSTKRRGVRDAQELYVSYDQIDVEDLMLVRGELNLSEAALENAIILRNEFGKAWINRLLTMSNGEIQEFCETKMGSKSSIMALQRKLNRLDELKYIRNSCPHNYVSQILECIESGKHVVIEFGSQSNLLSYMLATNIIARRIHQAYVRKAERFLQTKEISDRPTQLVITIEEAHRFLDPSTVGQTIFGTIAREMRKYFVTLLVVDQRPSGIDNEVMSQIGTRITALLNDEKDIDAIFTGVSGGQSLRSVLAKLDSKQQALILGHAVPMPVVVRTRPYDETFYSEIGDTAWEELPDVEVFRAAEAAKADLGF; encoded by the coding sequence ATGGATCTAGAGAAGCCATTAGGGTCAGTGATTCAAGGATCTCTGAGCCAAGGATTAGAAGTTCGACTGCATCCGGATGTGTCGGTCGAAGAAATGCGAGTCGGAAAATTCTTAGTCGTGCAGGGAACGCGATCGCGCTTTTTCTGTATGCTGACCGATGTTTCTCTCGGAACTTCCAGCCAGCGCATCATCGCTAATCCCCCAGAGCCAACGAATTTATTTTTGCAAGAAGTGATTGCAGGTAGCGGAACCTACGGCACGATCGAGCTTTCTCCGATGCTGATGTTCACTCCAACGGATCAGCCTGTTAAGAAGAAAACTTCCTCAAAGCTGGCATCGTTTGAAGCGAATTCGAGTGAAGGAATCGAGCTTTTACCCGTCAAAACGATTCCCAGCCACTTCAGCCAAGTGTATGACGCGAGTGAGCGAGATTTCCGCGCCGTATTCGGTTGGGAAGATGATCCGCACCGACGCAATTTCGCGATCGGACAACCGATCGATATGGAGGTGCCGATTTGTTTAGATCTCGATCGCTTTGTCGAACGCAGTAACGGCGTATTCGGCAAATCTGGTACTGGAAAATCCTTTCTCACCCGATTGTTACTCGCAGGCATTGTTCGCAAACAAGCTGCGGTAAATCTCATCTTCGATATGCACTCAGAATACGGCTGGGAAGCAACCCGCGAAGGTAAACAGTTCAGCACTGTAAAAGGCTTGCGACAATTGTTTCCTGGACAGGTGCAAATCTTCACGCTCGATCCAGATTCTACCAAGCGTCGCGGCGTTCGGGATGCTCAAGAACTCTATGTTAGCTATGATCAAATTGATGTTGAAGATCTAATGCTAGTCCGTGGAGAGCTAAATCTATCTGAAGCTGCACTAGAAAACGCGATTATTCTCCGCAACGAATTCGGCAAAGCTTGGATCAATCGTCTTCTCACAATGAGCAATGGTGAAATCCAAGAGTTTTGCGAAACGAAGATGGGTAGTAAGTCCTCAATCATGGCACTTCAGCGGAAATTAAACCGCTTAGATGAGCTAAAGTACATTCGGAATAGCTGCCCACATAACTATGTCAGCCAGATCCTTGAATGTATCGAGAGCGGAAAGCACGTCGTGATCGAATTCGGCTCACAGTCGAATCTACTATCGTATATGTTGGCGACCAACATTATTGCTCGACGAATTCACCAAGCTTATGTCCGAAAAGCTGAGCGATTTTTGCAAACGAAAGAAATTAGCGATCGACCCACACAGTTAGTAATCACGATCGAAGAAGCCCACCGATTCCTCGATCCATCGACTGTGGGACAAACTATTTTTGGCACGATCGCCCGTGAGATGCGAAAGTACTTTGTTACGCTGCTAGTCGTCGATCAGCGTCCCTCTGGCATTGATAACGAAGTCATGTCACAGATTGGAACCCGCATCACAGCACTACTGAATGATGAGAAAGATATTGATGCAATTTTTACGGGAGTATCTGGAGGGCAAAGTTTGCGATCGGTACTTGCCAAACTCGACTCCAAACAACAAGCATTAATCCTCGGTCATGCGGTTCCGATGCCTGTCGTCGTTCGGACTCGCCCCTATGATGAAACGTTTTACAGCGAGATCGGAGACACAGCTTGGGAAGAACTCCCTGACGTGGAAGTATTTCGAGCGGCTGAGGCTGCCAAGGCTGATTTAGGATTCTAG
- a CDS encoding Uma2 family endonuclease, giving the protein MFALVSRDRIELPPGAVMRLLGTWQDYITLSEQRGDGSIPRMKYRDGEILLMSPLPIHGQGVSLLGDIVKTILDHLGQEYNAYTPVTMTLPEAYGIEPDICFYIDNWQISSGKERIDWQVDPPFDLVIEMDVTSYSSADDYLPFKVPEVWMFKKKQLRIYGLENDAYIPQERSRFFPEMPIFEVVAECVQIASERSTSAAIRTLRQRLNRE; this is encoded by the coding sequence ATGTTTGCACTCGTCTCACGCGATCGAATTGAACTTCCACCTGGTGCAGTGATGCGGCTTCTGGGAACTTGGCAAGATTACATCACTTTGAGTGAGCAACGAGGAGACGGATCGATCCCTCGAATGAAGTATCGAGATGGAGAGATTCTATTGATGTCACCGCTCCCGATTCACGGACAAGGCGTAAGTCTACTAGGCGATATCGTAAAAACAATTCTGGATCATTTAGGACAGGAATACAATGCTTACACACCTGTCACCATGACCTTGCCAGAAGCGTATGGAATTGAACCAGACATCTGTTTTTACATCGACAATTGGCAGATCTCGTCTGGTAAAGAGCGGATTGATTGGCAAGTTGATCCGCCATTTGATCTAGTGATTGAGATGGATGTTACTAGCTACAGTAGCGCGGATGACTATCTACCGTTCAAAGTACCAGAAGTGTGGATGTTTAAGAAAAAACAGCTTCGGATTTATGGCTTAGAGAATGATGCTTATATCCCTCAAGAACGAAGTCGCTTTTTCCCAGAGATGCCAATATTTGAGGTTGTTGCAGAATGCGTTCAGATCGCGTCTGAGCGCTCAACCAGTGCAGCAATTCGCACTCTAAGACAGAGATTGAATCGGGAGTAG
- the truA gene encoding tRNA pseudouridine(38-40) synthase TruA, which translates to MATAQPTLQRVALLIQYVGTRFYGWQRQPNHRSVQEEIEDAIASVVGHRVVIHAAGRTDTGVHAAAQVAHFDVVTVIPAHRWADVINARLPDDVLIRASAAVPSDWHARFSASWRRYRYTIYTEARPNLFARSLSWHYYHAPLDESKIQKALDPMIGRHHMAAFQRANSSRPHAWVEIQAAECVRADSFLYIEVQASGFLYGMMRLLVGLLVEVGRGDRSVQDFTRLWTEERREEVRYAAPPQGLCLLRVGYPEMPFPPELWFDSQPKLVLSK; encoded by the coding sequence ATGGCAACTGCTCAGCCGACCCTCCAGAGAGTCGCTCTACTCATTCAGTATGTGGGCACTCGCTTTTACGGGTGGCAACGGCAACCGAATCATCGCTCAGTTCAAGAAGAGATTGAAGATGCGATCGCATCAGTCGTCGGTCATCGGGTAGTGATTCACGCGGCAGGACGAACCGATACGGGCGTTCATGCCGCGGCTCAGGTGGCACATTTCGATGTGGTGACTGTGATCCCGGCACACCGATGGGCGGATGTGATCAATGCTCGACTTCCTGATGATGTGTTGATTCGGGCATCGGCGGCAGTTCCGAGTGATTGGCACGCCCGATTTTCCGCTTCCTGGCGGCGATACCGTTATACGATCTACACCGAGGCACGACCGAACCTATTTGCTCGATCTCTGTCTTGGCACTACTACCACGCCCCGCTAGATGAGTCTAAGATTCAGAAAGCATTAGACCCGATGATTGGTCGCCATCACATGGCAGCGTTTCAGAGGGCAAATTCGAGCCGTCCTCATGCTTGGGTGGAAATTCAAGCAGCGGAATGTGTGAGAGCAGATTCGTTTCTCTATATCGAAGTTCAAGCCAGTGGATTTCTGTATGGAATGATGCGGCTTCTGGTGGGACTGCTGGTAGAAGTGGGTCGAGGCGATCGATCAGTTCAGGACTTTACGCGCTTGTGGACTGAAGAACGGCGCGAAGAAGTGCGGTATGCGGCTCCTCCTCAAGGACTTTGCTTGCTGAGAGTGGGCTATCCTGAGATGCCTTTTCCTCCAGAACTCTGGTTTGATTCACAGCCGAAATTAGTATTGAGCAAATAA
- the rpsI gene encoding 30S ribosomal protein S9, whose amino-acid sequence MQATEGRVMYQGTGRRKNAIARVRLVPGEGTITINGKPGDLYLQFNAEYLSGAKAPLETLGLEGEYDILVTAHGGGLTGQADAIKLGVARALCELDPENRKPLKVEGYLTRDPRAKERRKYGLRKARKAPQFSKR is encoded by the coding sequence ATGCAAGCGACAGAAGGCAGAGTGATGTATCAGGGCACAGGTCGCCGTAAAAATGCGATCGCTCGTGTCCGTCTCGTTCCGGGCGAAGGAACGATTACGATCAACGGCAAGCCCGGTGATCTTTACCTCCAGTTCAATGCTGAGTATCTTTCAGGTGCAAAAGCGCCGTTAGAAACGCTCGGTTTAGAGGGGGAATACGACATTTTAGTAACGGCTCACGGTGGCGGTCTGACCGGACAAGCAGACGCGATCAAACTTGGTGTGGCTCGTGCGTTGTGCGAACTCGACCCCGAAAACCGTAAGCCGCTCAAAGTCGAAGGCTACCTGACCCGTGATCCGAGAGCAAAAGAGCGGAGAAAATACGGTCTTCGCAAAGCTCGGAAAGCTCCCCAGTTCTCGAAACGCTAA
- the rpsM gene encoding 30S ribosomal protein S13 — protein MARIAGVDLPRDKRVEIGLRYIYGIGPTRSKEIIAKTGVNPDIRVKDLSEADVAALREAVEGGYQIEGDLRRFESMSIKRLMDIGCYRGRRHRMGLPVRGQRTRTNARTRRGGRRTVAGKKKAPGKK, from the coding sequence GTGGCGCGGATTGCGGGCGTAGACCTCCCTCGCGACAAGCGAGTGGAAATCGGTCTTCGATATATTTACGGAATTGGACCCACCCGGTCTAAAGAAATCATCGCGAAAACAGGAGTTAATCCTGACATTCGCGTGAAGGATCTCAGTGAAGCAGATGTCGCTGCACTGCGCGAAGCAGTCGAAGGCGGCTATCAGATTGAAGGAGACTTGCGGCGGTTTGAATCGATGTCGATCAAGCGATTGATGGATATCGGATGCTATCGCGGTCGTAGACATCGTATGGGTCTGCCTGTGCGGGGTCAACGGACGCGAACCAACGCGCGGACTCGTCGGGGCGGTCGTCGGACGGTTGCCGGGAAGAAAAAGGCTCCAGGTAAGAAATAA
- a CDS encoding DarT ssDNA thymidine ADP-ribosyltransferase family protein, which translates to MPHPHALAIHRICNERGINTLIHFTRIQNLRSILQQGLLGRYLLEQLPVEHQPVFNDSKRLDGCRQAICLSISFPNYRMFYKYNHNNPSNWVVLLLKASVLWELDCAFCVENAASTRISNSLIETRKQAQSLLQMFSDYERIQRQDLHIPINYPTHPQSEVLVLEAIPTHYLSAVHFYNEFVGRQWLTTNIGILSEPYLRNSDSQFFYSSQQYFKPRQDWRTWQSHYANVGSSQADTSVPNEISF; encoded by the coding sequence ATGCCGCATCCCCACGCCTTGGCAATACATCGAATTTGCAATGAACGTGGTATTAACACGCTCATACATTTCACACGCATTCAAAACTTACGAAGCATTTTGCAGCAAGGATTGCTTGGTCGGTATTTACTTGAACAGCTTCCAGTGGAGCATCAGCCAGTTTTTAATGATTCTAAACGTTTGGATGGGTGTAGACAAGCTATTTGCTTGAGCATCAGCTTTCCAAACTATAGAATGTTTTACAAGTACAATCACAACAATCCTTCTAATTGGGTTGTTCTGTTACTAAAAGCATCTGTTCTATGGGAATTAGATTGTGCATTCTGCGTTGAAAATGCAGCATCTACTAGAATTTCAAATTCGTTGATAGAAACAAGAAAGCAAGCTCAGTCCTTGTTGCAGATGTTTTCGGATTATGAACGGATTCAACGTCAAGATTTGCACATACCAATCAATTATCCAACACATCCTCAATCTGAAGTCCTGGTTTTAGAGGCAATACCTACACACTACCTATCAGCGGTTCACTTTTATAATGAATTCGTTGGAAGGCAATGGCTCACCACGAATATCGGAATCCTAAGCGAACCTTATCTCCGCAATTCAGATTCCCAATTTTTTTACTCTAGTCAACAGTACTTCAAACCTAGACAAGATTGGAGAACTTGGCAATCACACTACGCAAATGTAGGAAGTTCTCAGGCTGATACTTCTGTCCCTAACGAAATTTCTTTTTAA